The following proteins are encoded in a genomic region of Sneathiella marina:
- a CDS encoding molecular chaperone, whose amino-acid sequence MLICFLRYLRPWPALQWGVALFLAVSAPYSAEAAGELMVVPTLVELDNRERSQSLRIINGSTETQTYRISLGNDRMNENGEITESLEATGEDKFASEMLRYSPRQVTLKPGEVQMVRISFRRSANLAKGEYRSRLYFRVLPKSQPIASKSAKSAENSEFSVNISTQFGLSVPVFVHQGKLTATGEITNLELTEINEGEPGISLQIERFGDRSLRGDLVVKADGVVVAQANNVAVYPSVPYRRVQLALPTDESLKGKNVVVEYHKTKEDGGSLIASSETVFHE is encoded by the coding sequence GGTTGCGCTTTTCCTGGCTGTTTCCGCGCCTTATTCAGCAGAAGCGGCAGGTGAATTGATGGTGGTTCCGACACTTGTTGAGCTTGATAACAGAGAGCGCAGCCAATCTTTACGCATTATAAATGGCAGCACCGAAACGCAAACCTACCGTATTTCGTTGGGCAACGATCGCATGAACGAAAATGGTGAGATTACTGAAAGCCTTGAAGCGACAGGCGAGGATAAATTTGCGTCCGAAATGCTCCGGTATTCTCCCCGGCAGGTCACCCTCAAACCGGGGGAGGTTCAAATGGTGCGTATCAGCTTTCGCCGATCGGCAAATCTGGCAAAGGGCGAATACCGGTCCCGCCTTTATTTTCGGGTGCTTCCCAAATCACAACCTATTGCATCCAAGTCGGCCAAGTCGGCGGAAAACTCAGAGTTCAGCGTAAATATCTCGACGCAATTCGGCCTGTCAGTTCCCGTGTTCGTTCATCAGGGAAAATTAACCGCGACGGGAGAGATAACCAATCTGGAACTGACGGAGATCAATGAGGGAGAGCCGGGCATATCCTTGCAAATTGAACGCTTTGGAGACCGATCCTTGAGGGGGGATCTGGTTGTAAAGGCGGATGGGGTCGTTGTGGCGCAGGCAAATAATGTTGCGGTATATCCCTCCGTCCCCTATCGACGGGTGCAGCTGGCCTTGCCAACGGATGAGTCCCTGAAAGGCAAGAATGTTGTCGTTGAATATCACAAAACAAAAGAAGACGGCGGGTCCCTGATCGCCAGTTCTGAAACAGTTTTCCACGAGTAG
- a CDS encoding carboxypeptidase-like regulatory domain-containing protein, translating to MTVTMRIFCLYCIFAITSLYGLQMAYGAETVIGSSLPDWSERSDEELFVMTVVQDRHVLSPGVVVYYDGTDLLLPLGEMAKVLEFSISVDPSTGTAQGWYFNSDHQFALDMRNNLVTVAGVEHKYDPAKVERHGSDIYIAASEWEQWFGILLTAEFQQQEIEIETSQPLPYEIRAEQEKRRSGISRYTDDGEEITYTEPPNDFFEWPFVDVSIFGSNSKSGSNEYSQVNQTATIAGVIGELDAEATMYRQKDNSRPDIRARVGRKSVAGDLLGPLNAHEYALGDIATPSIPLISDNVAGRGVLVSSYGLNELNQTNQITLRGNLAAGWEVELFRNEELLGFQTGQSVGGGRYEFQDVPTLFGLNVFRLVFYGPQGQMREQTEEYFVTTALSKPGETAFRLAVNQAETDLFSFEETGYNESVDAGKERVVFQMEHGLTDIVSVRGSFVSLHLDGERHDYVSTGVRTSLLGSLVNLDLGLDQSGGFAVGGTVQTSINSWSVTAEQNWFEDFVSEKSEDLSINGEAVFSETVLRLFGSVPGFGSSKRLPVSTRVSYQIGENGAWLTDLDGRISYYAYPLNFALESNNWIRSDGVSYSDLSLIGSTSGEVRLRGIVNFTPSEDRFFNYSSLYADWSFAQNSGLTGGVQYSNNETNTVLFSTGLYHNFEHFNLGTSFNMDTERNYGMSLSLSFSLGHDPMNDRIEMRGDQFARNSAIGAKVFLDKNNDGQFNLGDEPIENVGFSGGAVPDTVKTSKDGSAFIPGIAPYRRVNIEVNEKTLEDPSWLPADPPKHLYLRPGLTTDLYFPVVETGDVDGWVLIKGTEAKPASGIQLLIVNEKGDTVAQVESAFDGYYYAGDVPYGNYSIIVDPEQLEKLGYEMVGTQSIELNSDEPSLLDRNVEITAAQQ from the coding sequence ATGACAGTAACCATGCGGATTTTTTGCCTGTATTGTATTTTTGCCATTACATCCCTTTACGGCCTGCAAATGGCATATGGAGCGGAGACTGTAATCGGGTCCAGTCTGCCGGACTGGTCGGAACGTTCGGACGAAGAGCTTTTCGTCATGACAGTGGTCCAGGATAGACATGTATTGTCCCCCGGCGTGGTTGTCTATTACGACGGAACAGATCTCCTTTTACCATTGGGGGAGATGGCGAAAGTGCTGGAATTTTCGATTTCCGTTGACCCGAGTACGGGCACCGCGCAAGGATGGTATTTCAATAGCGACCACCAATTCGCCCTTGATATGCGGAACAACCTGGTCACTGTGGCCGGAGTTGAGCATAAATATGACCCGGCCAAAGTGGAACGGCATGGAAGCGACATTTACATCGCTGCGTCGGAATGGGAGCAATGGTTCGGCATCCTTCTTACAGCTGAGTTCCAACAACAGGAAATAGAGATTGAAACAAGCCAGCCCCTTCCGTATGAAATTCGTGCCGAACAGGAGAAACGGCGTTCCGGGATATCGCGCTATACTGATGATGGGGAAGAAATCACGTACACCGAACCCCCCAACGATTTTTTTGAATGGCCGTTTGTTGATGTGAGCATATTTGGCAGTAACAGTAAATCAGGTTCCAATGAGTATTCACAGGTAAATCAGACAGCAACGATTGCCGGTGTCATTGGTGAGCTGGATGCCGAGGCGACGATGTACAGGCAGAAGGACAACAGCAGACCCGACATTCGGGCGCGGGTCGGCAGGAAGTCTGTTGCCGGGGATTTGCTCGGTCCGTTGAACGCTCATGAATACGCCTTAGGTGATATTGCGACACCTTCCATACCCCTCATTTCGGACAATGTGGCGGGCCGCGGTGTCCTGGTTTCCAGCTATGGCCTGAATGAGCTGAACCAGACGAACCAGATTACTCTGCGGGGTAATCTTGCCGCAGGTTGGGAAGTGGAGTTATTCCGAAATGAGGAATTGCTGGGGTTTCAGACAGGACAGAGTGTCGGGGGCGGCCGGTATGAATTTCAGGATGTTCCAACCCTGTTTGGCCTGAATGTATTTCGCCTCGTATTCTATGGCCCTCAGGGGCAAATGCGCGAACAAACGGAAGAATATTTTGTAACAACGGCTCTCAGCAAGCCGGGAGAAACCGCGTTTCGCCTCGCGGTCAATCAGGCCGAAACAGATTTGTTTTCCTTTGAGGAGACGGGATACAACGAGTCTGTGGATGCCGGTAAAGAGCGGGTGGTTTTCCAAATGGAACACGGCTTGACAGATATCGTGTCGGTTCGCGGCAGCTTTGTCTCGCTGCATCTTGACGGGGAACGTCATGACTACGTGTCAACGGGTGTGCGAACGTCCCTTCTGGGGTCTCTTGTCAATCTTGATCTGGGACTTGACCAGTCCGGCGGTTTTGCGGTGGGCGGCACCGTTCAGACATCCATTAATTCCTGGTCCGTAACGGCAGAGCAAAACTGGTTTGAGGATTTTGTGTCGGAGAAGTCGGAAGATCTTTCAATCAATGGGGAAGCAGTCTTCAGTGAAACGGTGCTAAGATTGTTCGGTAGCGTTCCTGGTTTCGGCTCCTCCAAGCGGCTGCCGGTTTCCACGCGCGTGTCCTATCAAATAGGAGAAAACGGGGCGTGGCTAACAGACCTGGATGGGCGGATTTCCTATTATGCATACCCGCTCAATTTTGCATTGGAATCAAATAACTGGATCCGATCGGACGGGGTTTCCTATAGTGATCTGAGCCTGATTGGGTCAACGTCGGGTGAGGTTCGATTGCGGGGTATCGTCAATTTCACGCCCTCTGAAGATCGGTTTTTCAATTATTCTTCCCTATATGCCGACTGGAGTTTTGCTCAAAATTCTGGGCTAACCGGCGGTGTGCAATATTCCAATAACGAAACTAATACCGTTTTGTTCTCAACAGGTCTGTATCACAATTTCGAGCATTTCAATCTGGGGACCAGCTTTAACATGGATACGGAGCGTAACTATGGTATGAGCCTCAGTCTGTCGTTCAGTCTGGGCCATGATCCAATGAATGATAGAATTGAAATGCGCGGAGACCAGTTTGCGCGCAACAGTGCCATCGGTGCGAAAGTCTTCCTTGACAAGAATAATGACGGCCAGTTCAATTTGGGCGATGAACCAATTGAGAATGTGGGCTTCTCCGGCGGGGCCGTCCCGGATACTGTCAAAACATCGAAAGATGGTTCTGCCTTTATTCCGGGAATTGCGCCTTACAGGCGCGTGAATATAGAAGTGAATGAAAAAACGCTTGAAGACCCGTCCTGGCTTCCGGCAGATCCACCGAAACATTTATATCTGCGGCCCGGCCTGACCACGGATCTCTACTTTCCGGTTGTCGAAACCGGTGACGTAGATGGATGGGTTTTGATCAAAGGGACGGAGGCAAAACCCGCTTCGGGCATTCAGCTTCTGATCGTCAACGAAAAAGGGGACACAGTTGCTCAAGTAGAGAGCGCCTTTGACGGCTATTACTATGCTGGAGATGTCCCGTATGGTAATTACAGCATTATCGTTGATCCCGAGCAGCTGGAAAAGCTGGGGTATGAAATGGTCGGCACTCAATCAATTGAACTTAATTCCGACGAACCGTCTCTTCTGGACCGGAATGTAGAGATAACCGCGGCACAGCAGTAG